In Cuculus canorus isolate bCucCan1 chromosome 27, bCucCan1.pri, whole genome shotgun sequence, the following proteins share a genomic window:
- the DUS3L gene encoding tRNA-dihydrouridine(47) synthase [NAD(P)(+)]-like isoform X1, translating into MAGAGVAAVRAAFLTSKEQFHAFLQAGGQPGSQVSPGAEEDVEEKKEENVEEKKEENCQSEPPTKRVRLEELSEDGESPGDAGAAEKEPVERKRARGQNKSRPCMKPNHYEQSRLCPSVTQGCAEKCCFGVRCRFLHDVGEYMATKPADLGRSCVLFETFGKCVYGVTCRFAQAHLGDGYQNIINAELAKQWEGKSLVRNNLSKDLQHQLRKRKFSFKKADEYLRGLAKPHGNGGKGGKTTGCSAEEQGVSGCTAPLEGLGDSLECPVLAEQGEDPKPEALQRSSPAGGEEASSIKTVGPVTDEDVVKLRSCEKKQLKIQGKLYLAPLTTCGNLPFRRICKRFGADVTCGEMAVCTNLLQGQSSEWALLKRHHTEDIFGVQLEGAFPDTMTKCAELLNQTIEVDFVDINVGCPIDLVYKKGGGCALMTRSNKFEQIVRGMNSVLDVPLTVKIRTGVQEKINVAHKLIPRLREWGASMVTLHGRSREQRYTRSADWDYIAECAKIATPMPLFGNGDILSYEDAHRAMQTGVSGVMIARGALIKPWLFTEIKDQRHWDISSSERFDILKDFSNYGLEHWGSDTQGVEKTRKFLLEWLSFLCRYIPVGLLEHLPQKINERPPYYMGRDYMETLMASQNVDDWIKISELLLGPVPTSFTFLPKHKANSYR; encoded by the exons ATGGCCGGGGCTGGGGTGGCCGCGGTTCGAGCCGC GTTCCTCACCTCCAAAGAGCAGTTCCATGCGTTCCTGCAGGCAGGGGGGCAGCCCGGCAGCCAGGTGAGCCCCGGGGCTGAGGAGGAtgtggaggagaagaaggaagagaacgtggaggagaagaaggaggagaactGCCAGAGTGAGCCCCCCACCAAACGGGTGAGATTGGAGGAGCTCAGCGAGGATGGGGAAAGCCCAGGGGATGCTGGAGCAGCGGAGAAGGAGCCCGTGGAGCGGAAGCGAGCCCGAGGACAGAACAAGAGCAGACCCTGTATGAAACCAAACCACTACGAGCAGAGCAGGCTGTGCCCATCAGTAACGCAG gGGTGTGCAGAGAAGTGCTGCTTCGGCGTGCGGTGCCGCTTCCTGCATGACGTCGGCGAGTACATGGCCACAAAGCCGGCCGACCTGGGGCGCAGCTGTGTGCTCTTCGAAACCTTTGGCAAGTGCGTTTACGGGGTCACTTGCCGCTTTGCCCAGGCCCACCTCGGGGATGGCTACCAGAACATCATCAACGCAGAGCTGGCCAAGCAGTGGGAAGGGAAGTCACTGGTGAGGAACAACCTCTCCAAGGACCTCCAACACCAGCTGCGCAAGAGGAAATTTAGCTTCAAAAAGGCTGATGAGTACCTGCGTGGGCTGGCCAAGCCCCACGGCAATGGTGGGAAGGGAGGCAAAACCACAGGGTGTTCTGCAGAGGAGCAAGGAGTGTCCGGCTGCACAGCACCCCTGGAGGGCCTAGGGGACAGTCTGGAATGTCCTGTCCttgcagagcagggagaagatCCCAAACCAGAGGCCTTGCAGAGGTCCAGCCCTGCAGGTGGCGAGGAGGCTTCCTCCATCAAAACCGTGGGCCCGGTGACAGATGAAGACGTGGTAAAGCTGCGGTCGTGTGAGAAGAAGCAG TTGAAGATCCAAGGCAAGCTCTACTTGGCTCCACTGACCACA TGCGGTAACCTCCCTTTCCGAAGGATCTGCAAGCGTTTTGGGGCAGATGTCACCTGTGGAGAGATGGCTGTGTGCACAAACCTCCTTCAAGGTCAGTCTTCCGAGTGGGCTCTTCTCAAACGGCATCACACGGAAGatatttttggggtgcag CTGGAGGGAGCTTTTCCAGACACGATGACCAAATGTGCAGAGCTCCTGAACCAGACCATTGAAGTGGACTTTGTAGACATCAACGTTGGGTGTCCCATTGACCTGGTCTACAAGAAG GGAGGAGGCTGCGCTCTGATGACTCGGTCCAACAAGTTTGAACAAATTGTTCGAGGGATGAACTCG GTTCTAGATGTCCCACTGACCGTGAAGATACGGACAGGGGTGCAAGAAAAGATTAACGTGGCTCATAAACTCATCCCCAGGCTCCGGGAGTGGGGAGCATCCATGGTCACG ctccacGGCCGATCCAGGGAACAGCGGTACACGAGGAGCGCGGACTGGGACTACATAGCAGAATGTGCTAAAATAGCAACCCCCATGCCTCTTTTTG GGAACGGGGATATTCTGTCTTACGAAGATGCTCATCGAGCCATGCAGACGGGTGTTTCGGGAGTTATGATTGCAAG AGGGGCACTCATCAAACCGTGgcttttcactgaaattaagGACCAGAGACACTGGGATATCTCCTCTAGTGAGAGATTTGATATCCTCAAAGATTTCTCCAACTATGGCCTTGAGCACTGGGGGTCGGATACTCAGGGAGTGGAAAAGACCAGGAAGTTCCTGCTGGAATGGCTCTCATTTCTGTGCAG GTATATTCCAGTGGGCTTATTAGAACACCTACCTCAGAAAATTAACGAGCGGCCGCCTTACTATATGGGGAGAGACTACATGGAGACACTGATGGCGAGCCAGAACGTGGATGATTGGATTAAAATAAG tgagCTACTTCTGGGACCTGTACCGACCAGCTTCACCTTCCTGCCTAAACACAAGGCAAATTCCTACAGATAG
- the DUS3L gene encoding tRNA-dihydrouridine(47) synthase [NAD(P)(+)]-like isoform X2, with protein MAGAGVAAVRAAFLTSKEQFHAFLQAGGQPGSQVSPGAEEDVEEKKEENVEEKKEENCQSEPPTKRVRLEELSEDGESPGDAGAAEKEPVERKRARGQNKSRPCMKPNHYEQSRLCPSVTQGCAEKCCFGVRCRFLHDVGEYMATKPADLGRSCVLFETFGKCVYGVTCRFAQAHLGDGYQNIINAELAKQWEGKSLVRNNLSKDLQHQLRKRKFSFKKADEYLRGLAKPHGNGGKGGKTTGCSAEEQGVSGCTAPLEGLGDSLECPVLAEQGEDPKPEALQRSSPAGGEEASSIKTVGPVTDEDVVKLRSCEKKQLKIQGKLYLAPLTTCGNLPFRRICKRFGADVTCGEMAVCTNLLQGQSSEWALLKRHHTEDIFGVQLEGAFPDTMTKCAELLNQTIEVDFVDINVGCPIDLVYKKGGGCALMTRSNKFEQIVRGMNSVLDVPLTVKIRTGVQEKINVAHKLIPRLREWGASMVTLHGRSREQRYTRSADWDYIAECAKIATPMPLFGIALTSGFSLPLDRERGYSVLRRCSSSHADGCFGSYDCKRGTHQTVAFH; from the exons ATGGCCGGGGCTGGGGTGGCCGCGGTTCGAGCCGC GTTCCTCACCTCCAAAGAGCAGTTCCATGCGTTCCTGCAGGCAGGGGGGCAGCCCGGCAGCCAGGTGAGCCCCGGGGCTGAGGAGGAtgtggaggagaagaaggaagagaacgtggaggagaagaaggaggagaactGCCAGAGTGAGCCCCCCACCAAACGGGTGAGATTGGAGGAGCTCAGCGAGGATGGGGAAAGCCCAGGGGATGCTGGAGCAGCGGAGAAGGAGCCCGTGGAGCGGAAGCGAGCCCGAGGACAGAACAAGAGCAGACCCTGTATGAAACCAAACCACTACGAGCAGAGCAGGCTGTGCCCATCAGTAACGCAG gGGTGTGCAGAGAAGTGCTGCTTCGGCGTGCGGTGCCGCTTCCTGCATGACGTCGGCGAGTACATGGCCACAAAGCCGGCCGACCTGGGGCGCAGCTGTGTGCTCTTCGAAACCTTTGGCAAGTGCGTTTACGGGGTCACTTGCCGCTTTGCCCAGGCCCACCTCGGGGATGGCTACCAGAACATCATCAACGCAGAGCTGGCCAAGCAGTGGGAAGGGAAGTCACTGGTGAGGAACAACCTCTCCAAGGACCTCCAACACCAGCTGCGCAAGAGGAAATTTAGCTTCAAAAAGGCTGATGAGTACCTGCGTGGGCTGGCCAAGCCCCACGGCAATGGTGGGAAGGGAGGCAAAACCACAGGGTGTTCTGCAGAGGAGCAAGGAGTGTCCGGCTGCACAGCACCCCTGGAGGGCCTAGGGGACAGTCTGGAATGTCCTGTCCttgcagagcagggagaagatCCCAAACCAGAGGCCTTGCAGAGGTCCAGCCCTGCAGGTGGCGAGGAGGCTTCCTCCATCAAAACCGTGGGCCCGGTGACAGATGAAGACGTGGTAAAGCTGCGGTCGTGTGAGAAGAAGCAG TTGAAGATCCAAGGCAAGCTCTACTTGGCTCCACTGACCACA TGCGGTAACCTCCCTTTCCGAAGGATCTGCAAGCGTTTTGGGGCAGATGTCACCTGTGGAGAGATGGCTGTGTGCACAAACCTCCTTCAAGGTCAGTCTTCCGAGTGGGCTCTTCTCAAACGGCATCACACGGAAGatatttttggggtgcag CTGGAGGGAGCTTTTCCAGACACGATGACCAAATGTGCAGAGCTCCTGAACCAGACCATTGAAGTGGACTTTGTAGACATCAACGTTGGGTGTCCCATTGACCTGGTCTACAAGAAG GGAGGAGGCTGCGCTCTGATGACTCGGTCCAACAAGTTTGAACAAATTGTTCGAGGGATGAACTCG GTTCTAGATGTCCCACTGACCGTGAAGATACGGACAGGGGTGCAAGAAAAGATTAACGTGGCTCATAAACTCATCCCCAGGCTCCGGGAGTGGGGAGCATCCATGGTCACG ctccacGGCCGATCCAGGGAACAGCGGTACACGAGGAGCGCGGACTGGGACTACATAGCAGAATGTGCTAAAATAGCAACCCCCATGCCTCTTTTTG GTATCGCTTTGACCTCTggcttctcccttcctctggaCAGGGAACGGGGATATTCTGTCTTACGAAGATGCTCATCGAGCCATGCAGACGGGTGTTTCGGGAGTTATGATTGCAAG AGGGGCACTCATCAAACCGTGgcttttcactga
- the PRR22 gene encoding proline-rich protein 22, whose product MGSAPPAEVAAQALLDPPAGPPVAPDDCYLDSEVHRSQQPITIPPPLTVYIGGHGTGSEPRTALLVPWGSRNSLATPAPGTPQGQTKNLSPSVKKRTKKKNKKMVLAHAPPVLSVTSTRGCQTLQEQSNEVNTTSTGTSTSEATLGNNISPRSEVPSSPSALPQDPGQLADVLQLPDEVPLRDALRFFDCFMEDVEVIKDKTRSSPVPEEHRGTGQAIPPCAFSSLSLPEEVPLEDALRFFGCFTEDVEVIKDKTRSSPVTEEHRGTGLAIAPCAFSSLSLPEEVPLEDALRFFDCFTEDVEVIKDETRSSPGPEEHRGAGAAIPPCPSSSPLLPEDLLSPDYSVPKTADAILSLNEFVMSLGPQDPWEEAEMDIEPPQCSVFERRGQKRGKSPLPSPPSKRRALGESQEVEGWD is encoded by the exons atGGGCTCGGCTCCCCCAGCTGAGGTGGCAGCCCAGGCCCTGCTGGACCCACCAGCAG GGCCACCGGTGGCTCCAGATGACTGCTACTTGGATTCTGAAGTCCACAGGAGCCAGCAGCCCATCACCATCCCGCCTCCACTCACTGTATACATTGGTGGGCATGGGACTGGTTCTGAGCCACGCACTGCCCTCTTGGTTCCCTGGGGCAGTAGGAACTCCCTggccaccccagccccagggacaccccagGGCCAAACCAAAAACCTCTCCCCTTCCGTGAAGAAgaggacaaagaagaaaaacaagaagatgGTGTTGGCCCACGCCCCACCAGTGCTGTCTGTAACCTCCACACGTGGCTGCCAGACCCTTCAGGAGCAGTCCAACGAGGTCAACACCACCAGCACAGGCACCTCCACCTCAGAGGCCACCTTGGGAAACAACATCTCCCCAAGAAGtgaggtcccctccagcccctctgccctccctcaAGACCCTGGGCAGCTGGCAGATGTTCTTCAACTGCCTGATGAGGTGCCTCTTAGAGATGCCCTGAGGTTCTTTGACTGCTTCATGGAAGATGTGGAGGTCATCAAGGATAAGACCAGGAGCAGCCCCGTGCCTGAAGAACACAGAGGCACTGGTCAAGCCATCCCCCCCTGCGCCTTCTCCTCCCTGTCACTACCTGAGGAGGTGCCACTTGAAGATGCCCTGAGGTTCTTCGGCTGCTTCACAGAAGATGTGGAGGTCATCAAGGATAAGACCAGGAGCAGCCCTGTGACTGAGGAACACAGAGGCACTGGTTTAGCCATCGCCCCCTGCGCCTTCTCCTCACTGTCACTACCTGAGGAGGTTCCTCTTGAAGACGCCCTGAGGTTCTTCGACTGTTTTACGGAAGATGTGGAGGTCATCAAAGATGAGACCAGGAGCAGCCCTGGGCCTGAAGAACACAGAGGCGCTGGTGCAGCCATCCCGCCCTGCCCCTCCTCCTCACCGTTGCTACCTGAGGACCTGCTCAGTCCCGACTACAGCGTCCCCAAAACTGCAGACGCCATCCTGAGCCTCAATGAATTTGTCATGAGCTTGGGGCCACAAGACCCGtgggaggaagcagagatggACATTGAACCACCCCAGTGCTCTGTGTTTGAGAGGCGGGGGcaaaagagagggaagagcCCCTTGCCATCACCACCCAGCAAGCGCAGGGCACTGGGGGAGAGCCAAGAGGTGGAAGGGT